A single Zootoca vivipara chromosome 1, rZooViv1.1, whole genome shotgun sequence DNA region contains:
- the LOC132592951 gene encoding uncharacterized protein K02A2.6-like, whose product MATDSSFSPFKPASGDWEGYAARFNFLLQAKEVTNDAMKRATFFSVCGEETFEIARALLAPRDVATVSYKTIMERLKEHFSPQPSVVACRNAFYAKRQAPGKTITGFVTSLRQAARLCNFSELENMLRDRLVGGLRDEMLQRRLYAKKDLTFQIALEEALATEAAERSTQEARPAPPSQPRVYHEDLTDESESDREEVHRVQRRTQAAHTPQQPRREGGNCASCGENHERRTCRFRNAECRQCRKLGHIARVCRARLTRRQASDDRPRSPRSHGTMHQGNSTEITDYQVFQLPHPSTEKIYIEVQIEGAPCRMELDTGSTLSIISARTLRELCPNGGPKLRPAPFTLRDFQKRKVPTIGVGTFRVQYRGRKQQLDLLVVKGPYVSLLGLAWFGPLGLAVTGVNRTSLQVDVDAICKEFPGVFDGALGRYTGPPIALQLDPAVRPIRHKARRVPFALKPRIDEELDRLVEQRVLEPVPNAPWETPIVTPVKPNGSVRICADYKCTINKALTAHAYPVPVVSHVLATLAGSKIFGKLDLAQAYQQLPVDEATAEAQTIVTHRGAFRVKRLQFGVSVAPGIFQNLMDSLLKGIPGVTPFFDDVLIAGPTPEEFEDRLRSVLHRFQTAGLKVKREKCLLGVPQVDFLGFKVDAEGVHPTGDKVRAICEAPAPKSKPELQSFLGLLNFYHAFLPHKAAVAEPLHRLLDKRAPWVWGQRQRAAFQAVKDLLVSNSVLAHFDERLPVVLACDASPYGIGAVLGHQLPDGREVPVAYFSQTLAAAERNYSQIDKEGLAIVKGVKKFHDFLYGRPFTIVTDHKPLLGLFAPEKQTPQVLSPRVLRWSIFLAGYQYALIHRPGKAIGHADALSRLPLPETGPDPAPAQEVMTLELLPDRPIQAQEVAHHSTKDRVISRVLDWVWRGWPSSSPGPEFAGYTNRKHELSAHKGCLLWGSRVVVPQPLRKRVLTALHETHPGVVRMKALARSYVWWPGIDREIEAWVQHCQTCQESRPDPPRAPVQPWESARHPWSRLHVDFAGPFQGKTFFIVVDSYTKWLEVALVPSTSTAAAIRVLRKLFATHGLPDTLVSDNGTAFTSEEFQTFTAQNAIRHIRSAPFHPATNGQAERMVRTTKDSLRRMTQGDWEYRLAAFLLAQHSTPSTTTGRSPAELLMGRRLATRLDRLHPDRAQDEVVVGKGRNPRTFVAQDPVYAKNFGAGPAWVPATVTKVTGPVSYEVLTEGGQCWRRHCDQLRRRFPGGTREESGTEGSQGDSRAVRPVEREGWAGEAEAVGTEGRPEAGRTPEPELQPSGSVAPDQTALAQPAASEHEPEPEPLTKEHPRPQRTRRRPADLGDYECNFPGRTGT is encoded by the coding sequence atggcaaccgacagcagcttctcgccattcaaaccagcatcaggagactgggaagggtacgccgcccgtttcaacttcctcctgcaagcgaaagaagtcaccaacgatgccatgaagagggcaacattcttcagcgtctgtggagaggagacgtttgaaatcgcccgggctctccttgcacctagagatgtcgctaccgtctcttacaaaacaataatggaacggctgaaggagcacttctcaccacagccctcggtggtagcttgccgaaatgccttctacgcaaagcggcaagccccggggaaaaccataactgggtttgtgacctccctccgccaagccgcccggttatgcaacttctcagaattggagaacatgcttcgtgaccgcctcgtcgggggcctgagggacgagatgttgcaacgacgcctctacgccaaaaaagacctcacgttccagattgctctggaggaagccctggcaaccgaagccgccgagaggtcaacgcaagaggcacgaccggccccgccatcccaaccgagggtctaccacgaagacctcaccgacgaatccgaatctgacagggaggaagtacaccgagtacagcggcgcactcaagcagcacacacaccacagcagcctcgacgagaaggagggaactgtgcaagctgcggggagaaccacgagaggaggacctgtcgtttccgcaacgcagagtgcaggcagtgcagaaaattgggacacatcgcccgggtgtgtcgggctcgactcacccgtcgacaagcatcagatgaccgacccaggagccccaggtcacacggcaccatgcaccaaggcaactccacggagatcacggactaccaggtattccagttgccccatcccagcacagagaaaatttatatagaggtacagatagagggagccccatgccgcatggagctggacacgggttcaactctatccataatctcggcccgaacattaagggaactgtgccctaatgggggtcccaaactaaggccggccccattcaccctccgggacttccagaaacgtaaggtccctactataggggtggggaccttcagggtgcaatatcgagggcgaaagcaacaattggacttgctggtagttaagggcccctacgttagcttactgggactggcatggtttggacctctggggctagccgttaccggggtgaaccgcactagcttacaagtggacgtggacgccatatgcaaagagtttccaggggttttcgatggggcattgggacgatatacaggaccccccattgccctacagctagaccccgctgtacgacccatcaggcacaaggcccgccgggtcccgttcgccctgaaaccccgcatagacgaggaattggaccggctcgtggagcaaagagtgctggagccggtgcccaacgccccctgggaaactccaattgtcacacccgtcaagcctaacggttcggtccgcatctgtgcagactacaaatgcaccataaacaaggctctcacggcccatgcatacccagtgccagtggtcagccatgtcctcgccaccctggctgggtcaaaaatctttggcaaactggacttggcccaagcgtatcaacagttgcctgtggacgaagccacagcagaggctcagacgattgtgacgcacagaggggcattcagagttaagcggctgcaatttggcgttagcgtggcaccaggcatattccagaatctaatggactctctccttaaagggattcctggcgtcacccccttcttcgatgatgtactgatcgccgggcccacaccagaggaatttgaggaccgcctccgctccgtcctgcaccgtttccagacggcgggcctcaaggtgaagcgggaaaagtgtttactgggagtgccgcaggtggactttctgggatttaaggtggacgcagaaggggtccatccaaccggtgacaaggtacgggccatttgtgaggccccagcgcccaagagcaagcccgaacttcagtcattcttgggactattgaacttttaccatgccttccttccccataaggcagcggtagcggagcccctacacagactcctagataaaagggccccttgggtgtggggccagcgacaaagggccgcattccaggcagtcaaggacttgctcgtctcgaactcggtcttagcacacttcgacgagaggctgccagtggtgctggcatgcgacgcctctccctatggcatcggcgctgtcctgggacaccaactcccggatggaagagaggtgccggtggcatacttctcccagacgcttgctgcagccgaacgaaactactcacagattgacaaggagggtctggcaatcgtgaagggcgtaaaaaaattccatgatttcttgtacgggcggccctttaccatagtgactgaccacaagccgttgcttggcctgtttgcccctgagaagcagaccccccaagtgttgtctccacgtgtcctcaggtggtcaattttccttgccggctaccagtatgcactaatccaccgccctgggaaggcgataggccacgcagacgccctcagcaggctaccactaccagaaacaggccccgacccagcgcctgcgcaagaggttatgaccctggagctgcttcccgaccgacccattcaggcacaagaagttgcgcaccattccacaaaagatagggtcatctcccgggtcctggactgggtgtggcgaggatggcccagcagcagccccgggccagaattcgctggctacacaaaccgcaaacatgaactgtcggcccacaaggggtgcctgttatggggaagcagggttgttgttccccagcccctccgcaaaagggtcctcacagccctacacgagacacacccaggggtagtgaggatgaaggcccttgccaggagttatgtgtggtggccggggattgacagagagatagaggcctgggtccaacactgccagacctgccaagaatcccgcccggatcccccaagggccccagtccagccctgggagtccgcccgacatccatggtcacgcttgcacgtggacttcgctggccccttccagggaaaaacattcttcatagtggtggattcctacaccaaatggctggaggtcgcactggtaccatccacttctacggcggcagccatccgggtactacgtaagctgtttgcgacccacgggctccctgacaccctcgtctcggacaatggaaccgcattcacgtcagaggagttccagaccttcacagcgcagaacgccatccgccacatccgctcagcaccattccaccctgccaccaatggccaagcggagcgcatggtgcggaccaccaaggacagcctccgccgcatgacacaaggggactgggaataccgccttgccgcatttcttctagcacagcacagcaccccaagcacaacgacgggccggagcccagctgaattactaatgggccggcgccttgcaactagactggaccgacttcaccccgacagagctcaggatgaggtagtggtggggaaaggcaggaacccccggacatttgtggcccaggacccagtgtatgcaaagaattttggggcaggcccagcatgggtacccgccacagtcaccaaggtgaccggtcccgtgtcgtacgaggtactaacggaaggggggcaatgttggcgccgccactgcgaccagctacggcgacgattcccaggaggaacccgggaggagagcgggacagaggggtcccaaggggacagcagggcagtgaggcctgtagagcgagaggggtgggcaggggaagcagaagcagtaggcacagaggggcgccccgaggctggaaggacaccggaaccagagctacaacctagtggttcagtggcgccagaccagacagccctggcacagccagcagcctcggaacacgagccagaaccagaacccctgaccaaggaacaccccaggccacaacgcacacggaggcggccagcagaccttggggactacgaatgcaacttcccgggcaggactggaacttaa